The following are from one region of the Desulfurispira natronophila genome:
- a CDS encoding phosphatidylserine decarboxylase, with protein MRTPLFGIAREGYPLIIPPLLFGVILLLLGFTATPIFLILVGLFCIYFFRDPERPGSFAPHQLVSPADGKVIGIKRHSEGPESGVDVVQICIFLNIFDVHINRSPVTGTIADLVYRRGRFHAADKDVAGLENEHTLVTVDVEGGPRIYFKQIAGLVARRVVFWGNKGDRVEAGMRIGLMKFSSRMDIFVPADRVDIQIQEGQRVKAGVTVLGELRA; from the coding sequence ATGCGAACTCCCTTGTTTGGAATTGCCCGTGAGGGCTACCCACTGATTATTCCCCCGCTGTTGTTCGGCGTGATTCTGCTGTTGCTGGGTTTTACGGCAACCCCTATCTTTCTTATTCTGGTGGGCCTGTTTTGCATATACTTTTTTCGCGATCCGGAAAGGCCGGGAAGTTTTGCTCCCCATCAGCTTGTTTCGCCAGCTGATGGCAAGGTTATCGGAATAAAGCGACACAGCGAAGGCCCAGAGTCGGGAGTCGATGTTGTCCAAATCTGTATTTTTCTTAATATATTTGATGTGCACATCAACCGTTCACCGGTGACAGGAACGATTGCAGATCTGGTGTATCGGCGCGGTCGCTTTCATGCCGCCGATAAGGATGTAGCTGGTCTGGAAAACGAACATACTCTGGTGACGGTGGATGTTGAGGGTGGCCCTCGTATTTACTTCAAGCAAATTGCCGGGCTGGTAGCTCGCCGCGTGGTTTTCTGGGGCAATAAAGGCGATAGAGTCGAGGCGGGTATGCGTATTGGGCTGATGAAGTTCAGCTCCCGCATGGATATATTTGTACCAGCTGATCGGGTTGACATTCAGATCCAGGAGGGTCAACGGGTCAAGGCAGGGGTGACGGTACTGGGGGAGCTCCGTGCATAA
- the pssA gene encoding CDP-diacylglycerol--serine O-phosphatidyltransferase, translating into MVTLMGMFCGFYAIVASMRDEYHMAAIAVIVAAVFDALDGKVARLLNATSRFGMELDSLSDLVSFGVAPAVLLYMWALEPFGRIGWVAAFVMVACAALRLARFNLSADGASAYFSGMPTPAAACIVASFVIFYNHLMPGEGAPFGIYIVLLGYLLAFLMVSNIRYYSFKDIRHLRRKPFGLLVLILLLFAVIGSYPEVMIFVMAIAYLASGPVGYLISKRKKQDGDRDEQKNYGV; encoded by the coding sequence ATGGTCACGCTGATGGGCATGTTTTGTGGGTTTTACGCAATTGTGGCCTCCATGCGGGATGAGTATCATATGGCTGCCATAGCGGTGATTGTTGCAGCGGTGTTCGATGCCTTGGACGGCAAGGTCGCCCGTCTGCTCAATGCCACTAGCCGATTTGGGATGGAGCTAGACTCATTGAGTGACTTGGTCTCCTTTGGGGTTGCTCCAGCGGTTTTGCTGTATATGTGGGCTCTGGAGCCTTTTGGGCGAATTGGCTGGGTTGCCGCTTTTGTTATGGTGGCATGCGCTGCCCTACGCCTGGCACGCTTTAACCTCAGTGCAGATGGCGCCAGTGCCTACTTTTCCGGTATGCCAACCCCGGCAGCTGCCTGCATAGTGGCCTCTTTCGTCATTTTCTACAATCACCTTATGCCAGGCGAGGGAGCTCCCTTCGGCATCTATATTGTTCTCCTGGGTTACCTGCTGGCCTTCCTTATGGTCAGCAATATTCGCTACTACTCTTTTAAGGATATCAGGCACCTGCGTCGCAAGCCATTTGGCCTCCTGGTGCTGATACTGTTGTTGTTTGCTGTTATTGGCTCATATCCCGAGGTAATGATTTTTGTTATGGCAATTGCCTATCTGGCCAGCGGGCCAGTGGGTTATCTCATAAGTAAACGAAAAAAACAGGATGGAGATAGAGATGAGCAGAAAAATTATGGTGTTTGA
- a CDS encoding 2-isopropylmalate synthase has translation MSRKIMVFDTTLRDGEQSPGCSMNTEEKVALARQLERMNVDVIEAGFPVASIGDFEAVKSVAEALDRTIVAGLSRAHEKDIHRCYEAVSHARRGRIHTFLATSDIHLEAKLKISRAEALERAVAAVKYARNLVDDVEFSLEDAGRTDWDYMCQVVEAVIHAGAGTVNLPDTVGYTIPTEFHEMISYVMNRVPNIDKAVISLHCHNDLGLGVANSLAGIQAGAGQVECTINGIGERAGNAAMEEIVMALKTRANYFQAHTDIVTEEITRTSKLLSSIIGVEVQPNKAIVGKNAFAHEAGIHQHGVLSDKRTYEIMTPESVGLAKNDLVLGKHSGRHAFKARLEELGYQLKPEILQTAFEKFKALADRKKEIFDEDLEHIATEGMKQVEEWFVLDYVGTTAGSSIIPTSCVTIRIRDNGSERLVTETAIGDGPVEASFHAINKATGYMGKLLEYQVKAVSKGEDAVGDVTIKIQFEGLDRVVTGKGSSTDVLHGSALAYVDAANKARLRLDLIGREQSGDSEEVSEGV, from the coding sequence ATGAGCAGAAAAATTATGGTGTTTGACACCACTTTGCGTGATGGGGAGCAATCACCGGGCTGCTCCATGAATACAGAAGAGAAAGTGGCCCTGGCCCGACAGCTGGAGCGTATGAACGTTGATGTCATAGAGGCGGGGTTTCCCGTAGCATCTATTGGCGATTTTGAAGCAGTGAAGTCGGTCGCAGAGGCTTTGGACCGGACCATTGTGGCAGGGCTTTCCCGTGCCCACGAAAAAGACATTCACCGTTGCTACGAAGCAGTGAGCCACGCCCGGCGGGGCCGCATCCATACGTTTTTGGCTACCAGCGATATTCACCTGGAGGCCAAGTTGAAAATCAGCCGCGCAGAAGCCTTGGAGCGGGCAGTGGCGGCGGTAAAGTACGCCCGAAACCTTGTTGATGACGTGGAGTTTTCCCTGGAGGACGCAGGCCGAACCGACTGGGATTACATGTGCCAGGTGGTGGAGGCGGTTATTCATGCCGGCGCCGGCACCGTCAATTTGCCGGATACGGTGGGTTATACCATACCGACGGAGTTTCACGAGATGATCAGCTACGTCATGAATCGCGTGCCCAATATCGATAAGGCGGTAATCAGCCTGCACTGTCACAATGATCTGGGGTTAGGGGTAGCCAATTCCCTGGCAGGAATCCAGGCCGGTGCTGGGCAGGTCGAGTGCACTATTAACGGCATCGGTGAACGGGCCGGCAATGCTGCCATGGAGGAAATTGTCATGGCCCTCAAGACCCGGGCCAACTACTTTCAGGCTCATACGGATATTGTTACTGAGGAAATCACAAGAACCAGCAAGCTGTTAAGCTCCATAATCGGAGTGGAGGTGCAACCCAACAAGGCTATTGTGGGCAAGAACGCCTTTGCCCATGAGGCAGGAATACACCAGCACGGCGTACTCAGCGATAAACGCACCTACGAGATTATGACACCGGAATCGGTTGGATTGGCGAAAAACGATCTGGTGTTGGGCAAGCACTCTGGGCGGCACGCCTTTAAAGCTCGTCTTGAAGAGCTTGGTTATCAGCTGAAGCCGGAAATACTGCAGACTGCGTTTGAGAAGTTCAAGGCCTTGGCTGACCGCAAGAAAGAGATTTTTGACGAAGATCTGGAGCATATCGCCACAGAGGGAATGAAGCAGGTGGAGGAGTGGTTTGTGCTGGACTATGTAGGCACGACTGCCGGCTCCTCAATTATTCCCACTTCTTGCGTTACCATACGCATTCGCGACAACGGCTCTGAGCGTTTGGTCACCGAAACTGCTATTGGAGATGGGCCGGTAGAGGCGTCATTTCACGCCATAAACAAGGCCACTGGGTATATGGGCAAGTTGCTGGAGTATCAGGTTAAGGCAGTCTCCAAAGGCGAGGATGCCGTGGGTGATGTTACCATAAAGATTCAGTTTGAAGGGTTGGATCGGGTGGTCACCGGCAAGGGTTCGAGCACTGATGTGCTCCACGGAAGCGCCTTGGCGTATGTGGATGCCGCCAACAAGGCTCGGCTGCGTCTTGACCTTATTGGTCGGGAGCAGAGTGGCGACAGCGAAGAGGTTAGCGAAGGGGTGTAG
- a CDS encoding TRIC cation channel family protein — protein sequence MDLFTIADMIGISAFALAGFLVGVRKELDILGICIAAFLTALGGGIIRDTIVQRTPFAFSETYPFICIVAMIALALLLRVHKRQGFDRSRLFVVADSIGLVAFSMTGALIAIDSNLNFFGVIFLAFLTAVGGGIVRDTLVNEIPFVLNADFYGSVAIVTGILVYGVDMLGVLNHTVLLIIGVLSLMLRLVAYFRGWTLPRLVKGNENAG from the coding sequence GTGGACCTCTTTACCATAGCGGATATGATTGGTATCTCCGCTTTTGCTTTGGCTGGCTTTCTGGTGGGAGTGCGCAAGGAGCTGGATATACTGGGTATCTGCATTGCCGCCTTCCTGACGGCCCTGGGTGGGGGTATTATTCGGGACACTATTGTTCAGCGCACTCCTTTTGCCTTCAGCGAGACTTATCCCTTTATCTGTATTGTCGCCATGATAGCTCTGGCGTTGCTGCTGCGGGTACACAAGCGCCAAGGGTTTGACCGAAGTCGCCTCTTCGTGGTGGCCGACAGTATCGGGCTGGTTGCTTTTAGTATGACGGGAGCCCTTATTGCTATTGATAGTAATCTTAATTTTTTCGGGGTCATTTTTCTGGCCTTTCTCACCGCTGTGGGTGGCGGTATAGTGCGCGATACTCTGGTCAACGAGATTCCCTTTGTGCTCAATGCTGATTTTTATGGCAGCGTTGCCATAGTTACCGGCATTCTTGTGTACGGGGTCGATATGCTGGGGGTGCTTAATCACACGGTGCTACTCATCATCGGGGTGCTGAGTTTGATGTTGAGGTTGGTGGCCTACTTTCGTGGGTGGACTTTGCCACGCCTTGTCAAGGGTAATGAAAACGCTGGTTGA